A genomic window from Cytobacillus suaedae includes:
- the hemE gene encoding uroporphyrinogen decarboxylase, with translation MSSVFNDTFLKACRGEAGNHVPVWYMRQAGRSQPEYRAIKEKYSLFEITHQPELCAYVTRLPVEQYNVDAAILYKDIMTPLPALGVDVEIKTGIGPVISNPIRSLQDVEKLGEINPEQDIPYVLDTIKLLTTEQLNVPLIGFGGAPFTLASYMIEGGPSRNYNKTKAFMYSEPKAWFALMDKLGDMTITYIKAQIKAGAKAIQIFDSWVGALNVADYRYYIKPIMHRIFTELRGEGVPLIMFGVGASHLALEWNDLPLDVVGLDWRLPINEARDKGIQKTVMGNLDPSILLAPWDVIEERAKAILDQGMKNPAYIFNLGHGVFPEVNPDTLKRLTSFIHEYSAKK, from the coding sequence ATGAGTTCTGTGTTTAATGATACGTTTTTAAAAGCCTGTAGAGGAGAAGCGGGCAATCATGTGCCTGTCTGGTACATGCGCCAAGCTGGTCGTTCTCAGCCTGAGTACCGCGCAATAAAAGAAAAATATTCTTTATTCGAAATCACCCATCAACCAGAACTTTGTGCATACGTAACAAGGCTTCCTGTCGAGCAATACAACGTTGATGCGGCTATTCTTTATAAAGATATCATGACTCCACTACCAGCACTTGGGGTAGATGTTGAAATAAAAACAGGAATAGGTCCAGTTATTAGCAATCCAATTAGATCTCTACAAGATGTTGAGAAGCTTGGAGAAATTAACCCTGAACAGGACATACCTTATGTTCTAGATACAATCAAATTACTTACAACAGAACAATTAAATGTTCCACTTATCGGTTTTGGAGGTGCCCCATTCACTTTGGCATCTTACATGATAGAAGGTGGGCCATCTAGAAACTATAACAAAACCAAGGCATTCATGTATTCCGAACCAAAGGCTTGGTTTGCATTAATGGATAAGCTTGGGGATATGACTATTACATATATTAAGGCACAAATCAAGGCAGGGGCAAAGGCAATTCAAATTTTTGATTCATGGGTTGGCGCCTTAAACGTTGCAGATTATCGTTATTATATAAAACCAATTATGCATCGCATTTTTACAGAGCTAAGAGGTGAAGGTGTTCCTTTAATCATGTTTGGAGTAGGAGCAAGTCACTTAGCTTTAGAGTGGAATGACTTACCTTTAGATGTTGTTGGTCTTGATTGGCGTCTACCAATTAACGAAGCAAGAGATAAAGGAATTCAGAAAACTGTTATGGGCAATCTTGACCCATCAATTCTTCTAGCTCCATGGGATGTTATTGAAGAAAGAGCAAAAGCGATATTAGACCAAGGGATGAAAAATCCAGCCTACATCTTTAACTTAGGTCATGGTGTTTTCCCAGAAGTAAATCCAGATACTTTAAAACGATTAACTTCATTTATTCATGAATACAGTGCGAAAAAATAA
- a CDS encoding LacI family DNA-binding transcriptional regulator → MATIEDVAKLSGLSRTTVSRVINNHPYVAEEKRIIALEAMKILGYVPNSAARSLRNQKTGMLAVLVPRITNPFFSQLIEAIEIAASEHGYQLIVCQTRYLKEKEIDYLNLLKTKQIDGVILTSTENDWETISPFLKYGPIVLCNEPNERANVPMVTLDHYYGGYLATKHLIEQGHKVIAYCCGEYTSSISKHRELGFLKALSESNLHFDEQHAFRDALSVEDGREIFQRIRELAIQPTAIFTGGDEVAVGILAEAKSTGWKIPEQLSVVGFDNQMITELVEPTITTVHQPVDQMGQKVVELLMEKIKSKTKLYRDVHCLPLELIVRESTLSKAKQTLY, encoded by the coding sequence ATGGCTACTATTGAGGATGTTGCAAAATTATCGGGATTATCAAGGACCACGGTTTCAAGAGTTATAAATAATCATCCATATGTTGCAGAGGAAAAAAGAATCATAGCTCTCGAGGCAATGAAAATCTTAGGTTATGTACCAAATTCTGCTGCAAGAAGCTTAAGGAACCAAAAAACAGGTATGCTAGCTGTATTAGTTCCAAGAATTACGAATCCTTTCTTTAGTCAATTAATTGAAGCAATTGAAATAGCTGCATCTGAACATGGATATCAGCTGATTGTTTGTCAGACTAGATATTTAAAAGAAAAAGAAATAGATTATCTTAATCTCCTAAAAACGAAACAAATCGATGGAGTCATTTTAACTTCTACTGAAAATGACTGGGAGACGATTTCCCCGTTTTTAAAATATGGACCAATCGTTTTGTGCAATGAACCGAACGAAAGAGCGAATGTCCCGATGGTTACTTTAGACCACTATTATGGCGGATATCTAGCTACAAAGCACCTTATTGAACAGGGTCATAAAGTAATAGCTTACTGTTGTGGGGAGTATACAAGTTCCATTAGTAAACATAGGGAGTTAGGATTTTTAAAAGCACTTTCAGAGTCAAACCTACATTTTGATGAGCAGCATGCATTTAGAGATGCTTTAAGTGTTGAAGATGGTAGAGAGATTTTTCAAAGAATAAGAGAATTGGCTATCCAGCCCACAGCAATATTCACTGGCGGAGATGAAGTAGCTGTGGGAATCCTAGCAGAGGCAAAGAGCACGGGATGGAAAATTCCGGAACAGCTGTCCGTTGTCGGATTTGATAATCAAATGATCACTGAGTTAGTTGAGCCTACAATTACAACTGTCCATCAACCAGTGGACCAAATGGGCCAAAAAGTAGTAGAGCTGCTTATGGAAAAAATTAAAAGTAAAACAAAGTTGTATCGAGATGTACATTGTTTGCCATTGGAGCTTATTGTTAGAGAGTCAACGTTAAGTAAAGCTAAACAAACTTTATATTAA
- a CDS encoding AzlD domain-containing protein — MDKMIVLMIIGMAVVTYIPRMLPLVFLNGIKLPPFLQGVLKNVPYATLGALIVPGIFLINEDIWFGVIGAVTAFVVAYLGANVIMVVLSAIVSLSIYSYFF; from the coding sequence GTGGATAAAATGATTGTATTAATGATAATTGGCATGGCTGTAGTTACATATATACCAAGAATGCTTCCACTTGTGTTTCTAAATGGAATAAAACTGCCACCGTTTCTTCAGGGTGTGTTAAAAAATGTTCCATATGCGACATTAGGTGCCTTAATTGTACCAGGTATTTTCTTAATTAATGAAGATATATGGTTCGGAGTCATAGGTGCAGTCACAGCATTTGTTGTTGCCTATCTAGGTGCCAACGTAATCATGGTTGTATTAAGCGCCATTGTTTCACTAAGCATTTATTCTTATTTCTTTTAA
- a CDS encoding enoyl-CoA hydratase/isomerase family protein — translation MSTIIYNVENYIATVTLNRPETMNCFNYDALKELEAVVEEIRTNQDVRVVIFTGSGDKAFSVGADLKERKTLTPAEVKRNVFKIGEVFASIENLPQPTIAAINGYAFGGGMELALACDFRIAVDDTLMGLTETSLAIIPGAGGTQRLPRLIGTTKALELILTARRLSSEEAYSYGMLTKVVNRGELLDSCYSFANEMLKNGPVALQQAKFAVKEGMNTDIQTGLKIERKAYEVTIPTEDRVEALNAFNEKRKPVFKGQ, via the coding sequence ATGAGTACAATTATCTATAATGTTGAAAATTACATAGCAACTGTTACATTGAACAGACCAGAAACAATGAATTGCTTTAACTATGATGCATTAAAAGAGCTAGAAGCGGTAGTAGAAGAAATTAGGACAAATCAAGACGTTCGAGTAGTTATATTTACTGGCTCAGGTGATAAGGCATTCAGTGTTGGAGCTGACTTAAAGGAGAGAAAAACACTTACACCAGCAGAGGTTAAGAGAAATGTATTTAAAATTGGAGAAGTATTTGCAAGTATTGAAAATTTACCACAACCTACGATTGCTGCGATAAATGGCTATGCTTTCGGAGGGGGAATGGAGCTTGCGTTAGCTTGTGATTTTAGGATTGCTGTTGATGATACGTTAATGGGATTAACAGAAACAAGCTTAGCAATTATACCTGGAGCAGGCGGAACTCAAAGACTGCCAAGATTAATCGGTACTACGAAAGCGTTAGAGTTAATTTTAACTGCTAGAAGGCTATCCTCTGAGGAAGCATATAGTTATGGGATGTTAACGAAGGTTGTTAATCGTGGTGAACTATTAGACTCATGCTATAGCTTTGCAAATGAAATGCTTAAAAATGGACCAGTTGCACTGCAACAAGCTAAATTTGCAGTGAAAGAAGGCATGAATACAGATATTCAAACAGGTCTTAAAATTGAACGAAAAGCCTATGAAGTAACAATCCCAACTGAAGATCGCGTAGAAGCACTAAACGCCTTCAATGAAAAACGAAAACCAGTTTTTAAAGGACAATAA
- a CDS encoding manganese catalase family protein, which produces MFYHVKELQYRAKPERPDPLFAKQLQEILGGQFGEISVALQYLFQGWNVRGNGKYKDLLMDTGAEELAHIEMLATMIARLLDGAPVGDLEVAAKDPIIGAILGGMNPQHAIVSGLGAMPADSVGNRWTADYIIASGNLLADFRANLNSESQGRLQAVRLYEATTDRGVKDMLSWLIARDTMHQNQWLAAIYELEAKENVVVPSTFPRELEKQEVSHVLFNYSRGNESATGRWANGPSIDGTGMFSYVENPVPHGKKPVLKPAPPYIHDTLPSVLNTNLVPPNMC; this is translated from the coding sequence ATGTTTTATCATGTTAAAGAATTGCAATATAGAGCAAAGCCAGAGCGGCCAGATCCCCTATTTGCGAAACAATTGCAAGAAATTTTAGGTGGACAATTTGGAGAAATTTCTGTTGCTTTACAATACTTATTTCAAGGTTGGAATGTTAGAGGAAATGGGAAGTATAAAGATTTATTAATGGACACAGGTGCTGAGGAGCTTGCACATATTGAAATGCTAGCAACAATGATTGCTAGATTACTTGATGGTGCTCCTGTTGGAGATTTAGAAGTGGCTGCAAAAGATCCTATTATCGGTGCCATTCTAGGAGGAATGAACCCTCAGCATGCCATCGTTTCTGGATTAGGTGCAATGCCAGCTGATAGTGTAGGGAATCGTTGGACAGCCGACTACATCATTGCTAGTGGAAATCTTTTAGCTGATTTCAGGGCAAATCTAAATTCGGAATCTCAAGGTCGATTACAAGCGGTTCGCCTGTATGAAGCGACTACAGACCGAGGAGTTAAAGATATGCTTTCATGGCTTATTGCAAGGGATACGATGCATCAAAACCAATGGTTAGCTGCAATCTATGAGCTAGAAGCAAAAGAAAATGTAGTTGTTCCAAGTACCTTCCCTCGTGAACTTGAAAAACAAGAAGTTTCACATGTACTATTCAATTACTCAAGAGGAAATGAAAGTGCAACAGGCCGCTGGGCGAACGGGCCAAGCATTGATGGTACCGGAATGTTCTCATATGTTGAGAACCCAGTACCACATGGCAAAAAACCTGTCCTTAAGCCTGCTCCACCATATATTCATGACACACTACCAAGTGTCCTAAATACAAACTTAGTCCCACCTAACATGTGCTAA
- the hemY gene encoding protoporphyrinogen oxidase gives MSEAKGRVIVIGGGITGLAATYYLQKESKEKGNNLDVKLIEASHRLGGKIQTATNDGFVIEKGPDSFLARKLSASRLIKEVGLQDKLVYNSSGKSYVLVKGKLHPMPGGSIMGIPTQIAPFITTGLFSPMGKVRAAADFVLPATQTEGDLSLGQFFRRRLGDEVVENLIEPLLSGIYAGDIDNLSLMSTFPQFYQVEQKHGSLIKGMRHATPPKPQSGTEGQKPKGMFLTISSGLQSLVEKIEEKLDPGSVRKGIRVEKIEKRRKGYLVHLNNGTVLDADSIILATPHQVTVDILENYHFAAPLKEMPSTSVATVALAFPEDAIKKDIDGTGFVVSRNNDYTITACTWTHKKWPHSTPKGKVLLRCYVGKSGDEAIVDQSDEEIIKVVLDDLTKTMDIDSQPEFTMVTRWKDSMPQYTVGHKERIEKLNQHMREELPGVFLAGSSYSGLGIPDCIDQGEEAVRHVLNFLTELNKDLVGVN, from the coding sequence GTGAGTGAAGCAAAAGGGCGGGTTATCGTCATTGGTGGTGGAATCACAGGACTAGCTGCAACGTATTATCTTCAGAAAGAGTCTAAAGAAAAAGGAAATAACCTAGACGTTAAATTGATTGAGGCAAGTCATCGACTAGGTGGCAAAATCCAAACAGCAACAAATGACGGTTTTGTAATTGAGAAAGGACCAGACTCATTTTTGGCAAGAAAACTAAGTGCATCTAGACTGATTAAGGAAGTTGGTTTACAGGATAAGCTTGTCTATAACTCGTCAGGTAAGTCTTATGTTTTAGTCAAGGGCAAACTTCATCCAATGCCTGGTGGTTCGATTATGGGAATTCCAACTCAAATTGCCCCTTTTATCACTACTGGCCTGTTTTCACCAATGGGAAAGGTGCGAGCAGCTGCTGATTTTGTCCTACCAGCTACACAAACTGAAGGTGATCTTTCCCTAGGACAATTTTTCAGAAGAAGGCTTGGAGATGAAGTGGTTGAAAACCTAATTGAACCATTATTATCAGGAATTTACGCTGGTGATATTGATAACTTAAGTTTAATGTCAACCTTTCCTCAATTTTACCAAGTTGAACAAAAGCACGGAAGCTTAATTAAAGGCATGAGGCATGCTACTCCGCCTAAGCCACAGTCGGGTACAGAAGGTCAAAAACCAAAAGGGATGTTTTTAACAATATCCTCCGGTCTACAATCCCTTGTTGAGAAAATAGAAGAAAAGCTTGATCCTGGCTCGGTTAGAAAAGGAATCCGTGTTGAAAAAATAGAGAAACGCCGCAAGGGATACCTAGTTCATTTAAATAACGGAACGGTTCTAGACGCAGATAGTATCATTCTGGCGACTCCACATCAGGTGACTGTGGACATCTTAGAAAATTATCATTTTGCCGCACCACTAAAAGAAATGCCATCAACTTCTGTTGCTACGGTTGCATTGGCTTTTCCTGAAGATGCTATAAAGAAAGATATAGATGGAACTGGATTTGTAGTTTCAAGAAATAATGATTATACAATTACAGCTTGTACATGGACCCATAAAAAGTGGCCACACTCAACACCTAAAGGAAAGGTTCTCTTACGATGCTATGTTGGGAAATCAGGTGATGAAGCGATTGTTGACCAGTCGGATGAGGAAATCATTAAGGTGGTCCTTGACGATTTAACGAAGACAATGGATATTGATTCACAGCCTGAGTTCACAATGGTGACACGCTGGAAAGATTCTATGCCCCAGTACACTGTAGGTCATAAGGAGAGAATCGAGAAACTGAACCAACATATGAGAGAAGAATTACCCGGTGTATTTTTAGCCGGTAGTTCCTATTCTGGCCTAGGCATCCCTGATTGTATTGACCAAGGAGAAGAAGCAGTACGCCATGTACTAAATTTTCTTACTGAACTTAATAAAGATTTAGTAGGGGTTAACTAA
- a CDS encoding AzlC family ABC transporter permease → MSTTILAKKHTDFREGVQAGISIALGYMPIALTFGLIAKSTGLSVSETVLMSLLVFAGASQYIALSLLAVGTGILEVILTTFIVNIRHLLMSASLNEKVEDDHPGKKALYAFGVTDETFSVSAIKEGTVSSGYMFGVIIIAYSSWVINSGIGHVIGSSLPHTLQESMSVALYAMFVGLLVPSMKKHKKVVVLACTAAICNTLFSQFLSTGWAIVLATLVAAVVVELFAKTPNQEEEISG, encoded by the coding sequence ATGTCAACTACCATTCTAGCGAAAAAGCATACTGACTTTCGTGAAGGCGTGCAAGCTGGCATTAGTATTGCGTTAGGCTATATGCCCATCGCATTGACTTTCGGCTTAATTGCAAAATCAACGGGATTATCAGTCTCGGAAACAGTTCTTATGAGTTTACTCGTTTTTGCTGGGGCATCACAATACATAGCTTTAAGCTTACTAGCTGTCGGAACCGGTATTTTAGAAGTTATCTTAACAACCTTCATTGTGAACATTCGACATTTATTAATGAGCGCATCCTTAAATGAAAAGGTCGAAGATGATCATCCAGGTAAAAAGGCTCTTTATGCGTTTGGAGTAACAGATGAAACTTTTTCTGTATCTGCTATAAAAGAGGGTACAGTTTCTTCTGGTTATATGTTTGGCGTCATTATCATCGCCTACTCAAGCTGGGTCATAAATTCTGGAATTGGTCATGTGATAGGTTCGAGTTTGCCTCACACACTTCAAGAAAGTATGTCTGTTGCACTATATGCAATGTTTGTTGGTCTTCTAGTACCATCCATGAAAAAACATAAAAAAGTAGTGGTTTTAGCTTGCACTGCAGCAATATGTAACACACTTTTTTCACAGTTTCTTTCAACAGGTTGGGCAATTGTCTTGGCTACACTTGTTGCAGCAGTAGTGGTTGAACTTTTTGCGAAAACTCCAAATCAGGAGGAAGAGATTAGTGGATAA
- a CDS encoding YhfH family protein yields MLMKSTEFFKNLPAKKCVECENEIQEQHECYGNKCENCMLIGK; encoded by the coding sequence ATGTTAATGAAAAGTACTGAATTTTTTAAAAATCTTCCTGCGAAAAAGTGTGTCGAATGCGAAAATGAAATTCAAGAGCAGCATGAATGCTATGGCAACAAGTGCGAAAACTGTATGCTAATTGGAAAATAA
- the hemH gene encoding ferrochelatase has protein sequence MTKKKMGLLVMAYGTPYKEEDIERYYTHIRHGRKPSPESLQDLKDRYEAIGGISPLAKITKEQAEKLESHLNQIQDEIEFKMYLGLKHIEPFVEDAVAAMNKDGIEEAVSIVLAPHFSTFSVKSYNGRAKEEAEKLGGPVIHSVEQWYDEPKFIDYWVTEVKKTYENMTDEERNKAVLIVSAHSLPEKIIAAGDPYPQQLQETADLIAEKAGIKNYEIGWQSAGNTPEPWIGPDVQDLTRDLHEEKGYTSFVYIPVGFVADHLEVLYDNDTECKVVTDEIGASYFRPEMPNAKPEFIDCLASVVLKKISK, from the coding sequence ATGACAAAGAAAAAAATGGGGCTACTTGTGATGGCATACGGTACCCCTTATAAAGAAGAGGATATTGAAAGATATTATACTCACATTAGACATGGTAGAAAACCATCTCCTGAAAGTCTTCAGGATCTTAAAGACAGATATGAAGCTATTGGCGGCATTTCACCTCTAGCAAAAATCACAAAAGAACAAGCTGAAAAATTAGAATCCCACCTGAATCAAATTCAGGATGAGATTGAATTTAAAATGTACTTAGGCTTGAAGCATATTGAACCATTTGTTGAAGATGCAGTTGCTGCCATGAACAAAGATGGGATCGAGGAAGCAGTTAGTATTGTACTGGCTCCACATTTTTCTACATTTAGTGTTAAATCATATAATGGCCGTGCAAAGGAAGAAGCAGAGAAACTTGGCGGTCCAGTTATTCATTCTGTTGAGCAATGGTATGATGAGCCTAAATTTATCGATTATTGGGTAACTGAAGTTAAAAAGACTTATGAAAATATGACTGATGAGGAACGTAATAAGGCAGTCCTAATTGTCTCAGCTCACAGTCTCCCTGAAAAAATTATTGCAGCAGGTGACCCATATCCACAGCAACTTCAAGAAACGGCAGATTTAATCGCTGAAAAAGCTGGAATAAAAAATTATGAAATAGGTTGGCAAAGTGCAGGAAACACACCTGAACCTTGGATAGGCCCAGATGTTCAAGATTTAACAAGGGACCTACATGAGGAGAAAGGATACACTTCCTTTGTCTATATCCCAGTAGGATTTGTTGCAGATCATCTTGAGGTTCTTTATGACAATGATACAGAATGTAAAGTTGTTACAGATGAAATCGGTGCTTCCTATTTCAGACCTGAAATGCCAAATGCAAAGCCAGAATTTATTGATTGTCTAGCATCCGTAGTTTTGAAAAAAATTAGTAAGTAA
- a CDS encoding methyltransferase domain-containing protein yields MKSTYLDCLALFGVGGAHPGGLKLTREILAQEQIDSSSRVLDIGCGTGQTAAFISNHYNCHVSAVENNKIMLEKAKERLTSIGLPVTLMEGKAEELPFEDNQFDIILSESVISFTEQPETLAELKRVLKQDGVLLAIEMNLEKVIDHHKLEPFIEFYGVSRLQTEDEWFKILKEAGFSAIRITKNDEDTDEEDLENATEFFLSEDITDECFSVLETHEQFTSDFKDIVGYRIIRCNK; encoded by the coding sequence GTGAAGAGCACGTACTTAGACTGTTTAGCGTTGTTTGGAGTTGGCGGAGCACATCCTGGAGGTCTTAAGCTAACTAGAGAAATACTAGCACAAGAGCAAATTGACTCTTCATCTAGAGTTCTTGATATTGGCTGCGGAACTGGTCAAACGGCTGCATTTATATCAAATCACTATAATTGTCATGTTAGTGCTGTTGAGAATAACAAAATCATGCTTGAAAAAGCGAAGGAGAGACTTACTTCAATTGGTTTGCCTGTCACACTCATGGAGGGAAAGGCTGAAGAATTGCCATTTGAAGATAATCAGTTTGATATTATTCTGTCGGAATCAGTGATATCTTTTACAGAACAACCTGAGACGCTAGCTGAACTTAAACGGGTATTAAAGCAAGATGGTGTTTTATTAGCGATCGAAATGAATCTTGAAAAGGTAATAGACCATCATAAGCTGGAGCCATTTATTGAATTCTATGGGGTTTCAAGGCTTCAGACAGAAGATGAGTGGTTCAAGATATTAAAAGAAGCTGGATTTTCAGCTATTCGTATCACTAAAAATGACGAGGATACGGATGAAGAGGACCTTGAAAATGCTACTGAATTTTTTCTTTCAGAGGATATTACGGATGAATGTTTTAGTGTGCTAGAAACCCATGAGCAATTTACGAGTGATTTTAAAGACATTGTTGGTTATCGTATAATTAGGTGCAATAAATAG
- a CDS encoding fatty acid--CoA ligase family protein has protein sequence MSDDSFIKTKGGFHVNLTSQLGVTAKKYYNKTAYIFNDSTSTYAELDAAVTKFASGLTKLGISKGDHVAILSGNSPHFIIGLYGAMRAGATVIPINPIYTPDEIGYILKNGDVKTVIALDLLVPLFEKMNGMLPNVENIIACETPQGSQSDLDVTKLSIFPKLKSFTSIIGSGELTFEGPRVADEDVAVILYTSGTTGKPKGAMLTHKNLYSNAVDVANYLKITDSDNVITTLPMFHVFCLTVALNAPLMNGGTLIIVPKFSPGEIFRVAKEYKATVFAGVPTMYNFLVQYPEGQVEDLKSLRLCISGGASMPVALLTSFEKKFQVLVSEGYGLSEASPVTCFNPLDRPRKAGSIGMSIVNVENKVVNELGEEVPVGEVGELIVRGPNVMAGYYKMPEETAHTIRDGWLYTGDLAKMDDEGYFYIVDRKKDMIIVGGYNVYPREVEEVLYSHPGVVEVAVLGVPDPNFGEAVSCYVVKKDQDLTEEDLVNYCKEHLAKYKVPSTINFLEELPKNTTGKILRRALKEAVLQK, from the coding sequence ATGAGTGATGATTCATTCATAAAGACTAAGGGAGGGTTTCACGTGAATTTAACTTCACAACTAGGGGTTACAGCAAAGAAATACTATAATAAAACCGCTTACATTTTTAATGATTCAACTAGTACATATGCTGAGCTTGATGCGGCAGTAACTAAATTTGCTAGTGGGCTTACGAAACTTGGTATTTCAAAAGGTGATCATGTAGCTATTTTATCTGGGAATTCACCTCACTTTATTATTGGATTATACGGTGCCATGCGAGCTGGAGCGACGGTAATTCCAATTAACCCTATTTACACCCCTGATGAGATTGGTTACATCCTTAAAAATGGAGATGTAAAAACTGTCATTGCCCTTGACCTACTTGTCCCACTTTTTGAAAAGATGAATGGTATGCTTCCTAATGTGGAGAACATCATTGCATGTGAAACACCACAAGGTTCACAAAGCGACTTAGATGTTACTAAATTATCAATATTCCCTAAATTGAAATCGTTTACAAGTATAATAGGTTCCGGAGAACTAACATTTGAAGGACCACGAGTAGCTGATGAAGATGTAGCTGTTATTCTTTATACATCAGGAACAACAGGAAAACCTAAAGGTGCAATGCTTACTCATAAGAATCTTTATAGCAATGCTGTTGATGTTGCGAACTATTTAAAAATCACTGATTCAGATAATGTGATTACAACATTGCCGATGTTCCATGTATTTTGTTTAACGGTTGCCTTAAATGCTCCGTTAATGAATGGTGGAACACTAATTATCGTTCCAAAGTTTAGTCCAGGAGAAATTTTTAGAGTGGCAAAAGAATACAAAGCAACTGTATTTGCTGGTGTTCCAACTATGTATAATTTCTTGGTGCAATATCCTGAAGGGCAAGTGGAAGACCTTAAGAGTTTAAGACTTTGTATCTCAGGTGGTGCATCTATGCCAGTTGCACTATTAACTAGCTTTGAGAAAAAGTTCCAAGTACTAGTTTCAGAAGGATATGGATTATCGGAAGCTTCTCCGGTTACATGCTTCAATCCACTTGATCGTCCACGAAAAGCAGGATCGATTGGAATGAGTATTGTAAATGTTGAAAATAAAGTTGTCAACGAACTAGGTGAAGAAGTACCTGTTGGTGAGGTTGGGGAACTGATTGTACGTGGTCCTAATGTCATGGCAGGCTACTACAAAATGCCTGAGGAAACTGCACATACAATTCGCGATGGTTGGTTATATACTGGAGACCTAGCTAAAATGGATGATGAAGGTTATTTTTATATTGTAGATCGCAAAAAAGACATGATCATTGTAGGTGGTTACAATGTGTATCCTCGTGAAGTAGAAGAGGTATTATATAGCCATCCTGGAGTGGTAGAGGTAGCTGTTTTAGGTGTGCCAGATCCTAATTTTGGAGAGGCTGTAAGTTGCTATGTTGTTAAAAAGGACCAAGATCTAACTGAGGAAGATCTAGTAAACTACTGTAAAGAACATCTAGCAAAATATAAAGTTCCAAGCACAATTAACTTCTTAGAAGAACTTCCTAAAAATACAACGGGTAAGATCTTAAGACGTGCTCTAAAAGAAGCTGTTCTTCAAAAATAA
- a CDS encoding MBL fold metallo-hydrolase → MKVTVVGFWGGYPGVNEATTGYLFEENGFRLLVDCGSGVVAQLQNYIKVEEIGAVILSHYHHDHVADIGPLQYARLIAKSLGKTNQELPVYGHPFDEEGFSKLSYKGCTKGIPYYPEGIVKIGPFSISFLRTKHPVTCYAMKITNGTKTVVFTADTSYIEEFIAFSKEADLLLCECNLYDGQDGPAFGHMTSTEAGALANRAKVKQLLLTHLPHYGNHQDLVEQASKEYVGPIDLAKSGFVWQA, encoded by the coding sequence TTGAAGGTTACTGTAGTAGGGTTTTGGGGTGGATATCCAGGAGTAAATGAAGCAACGACAGGATATTTATTTGAAGAAAATGGATTTCGCTTATTAGTTGACTGTGGAAGTGGTGTTGTAGCACAGTTGCAAAATTACATAAAAGTAGAAGAAATAGGTGCGGTCATTCTCTCTCATTATCACCATGACCATGTTGCCGACATTGGGCCACTGCAATATGCACGCCTTATCGCAAAGTCACTTGGGAAAACTAATCAAGAACTACCGGTCTATGGACATCCATTCGATGAAGAAGGATTTTCAAAGTTAAGCTATAAGGGTTGTACAAAAGGGATTCCTTATTATCCTGAGGGGATAGTAAAAATCGGGCCATTTTCAATCAGTTTTTTGAGGACGAAACACCCTGTTACTTGCTATGCGATGAAAATAACAAATGGTACGAAAACAGTTGTATTTACAGCAGATACTAGTTATATAGAGGAATTTATTGCATTTTCAAAAGAAGCTGATTTATTACTATGTGAATGTAATTTATATGATGGGCAGGATGGGCCAGCCTTCGGACATATGACGAGTACGGAGGCAGGTGCTCTTGCAAATCGTGCAAAGGTTAAACAGCTATTACTCACTCATTTACCCCATTATGGAAATCATCAAGATTTGGTGGAACAAGCTTCGAAAGAGTATGTTGGCCCAATAGATCTTGCAAAGTCAGGATTTGTTTGGCAAGCATAA